Part of the Janibacter endophyticus genome is shown below.
CTCCGTCGTGAGCTCGTGGTCGTCACGGGAGCCAGGCTTGCACGCCCTGCCGCCCGACGACCTGTAACGGACCCGAAACACGCCACGGCACGCGGGGTAACACCGCGGCCCTAGCGTGTCGCCATCAGCGCAGGACGAGCGTGAGGGAGACGACGATGACCACAGCAGCAGGAAGCCCAGGACGCGTGCGGGACACCGTCCGACTGCTCCACGTGCCGTCGCCGGAGCGGCACGTGCTCGTCGTCGGGGGCGGGATCGTCGCGGCCCGTCGTGTCGACTCGGTCCGGCCGGGCACCCGCGTCGTCGTCGTGAGCCGCCGCATCTGCGACGACCTCGCCGACCTCTTGTGCGAACCGTGGCTGACGTGGGAGAACAGGGACCCTCGCCCGAGCGACCTCGTCGACGCGTGGATGGTGCACATCGTCTCGGGCGACCCGGTCCTCGACCTGGCCGTCAGCACCTGGGTCC
Proteins encoded:
- a CDS encoding NAD(P)-dependent oxidoreductase — its product is MTTAAGSPGRVRDTVRLLHVPSPERHVLVVGGGIVAARRVDSVRPGTRVVVVSRRICDDLADLLCEPWLTWENRDPRPSDLVDAWMVHIVSGDPVLDLAVSTWVHATHRTWLPHLPDAG